From Macaca fascicularis isolate 582-1 chromosome 14, T2T-MFA8v1.1, a single genomic window includes:
- the LOC102127528 gene encoding olfactory receptor 5P76-like, with product MDSLEDGYHTAVMECILLGLTDSPVLGVILFMIILCIYLVTISGNLSTIILIRISSQLHHLMYIFLSHLAFVDMGYSSSVTPNMLMNFLMERNTISYLGCAIQLSSVFFFGTVECFLLAAMAYDRFVAICSPLLYSTKMSTQVCVQLLLVAYIGGFLNSSSSTFSFLSLFFCGPNQVNHFFCDFTPLLELSCSDTSIPAVIPSFSTGSIIVVTVCVIALSYIYILITILKMRFTEGRHKAFSTCTSHLTAVTLFYGTITFIYVMPKSSYSTDQNKVVSVFYVVVIPMLNPLIYSLRNKEIIGALKRELKNIF from the coding sequence ATGGATTCCCTGGAAGATGGGTATCACACTGCTGTGATGGAGTGCATCTTACTGGGCTTAACAGATAGTCCAGTCCTTGGAGTCATCCTCTTCATGATTATCCTATGCATCTACCTGGTGACCATATCTGGCAATCTCAGCACAATCATTCTTATCAGAATCTCTTCTCAGCTTCATCATCTTATGTACATTTTTCTGAGTCACTTGGCTTTTGTTGACATGGGCTATTCATCTTCTGTCACACCCAACATGCTTATGAACTTCCTCATGGAGAGAAATACAATCTCTTACCTTGGATGTGCCATCCAGCTTAGTTCAGTGTTTTTCTTTGGCACAGTCGAATGCTTCCTTCTGGCTGCCATGGCCTATGATCGCTTTGTGGCAATTTGCAGCCCACTGCTTTATTCAACCAAAATGTCCACACAAGTCTGTGTTCAGCTACTCCTAGTGGCTTATATAGGTGGTTTTCTTAACTCTTCCTCCTCTAccttttccttcctgtctttattCTTCTGTGGACCAAATCAAGTCAATCATTTTTTCTGTGATTTTACTCCTTTACTTGAACTCTCCTGTTCTGATACGAGTATCCCTGCAGTCATTCCCTCATTTTCTACTGGCTCCATCATTGTGGTCACTGTGTGTGTCATAGCCCTCTCCTACATCTACATCCTCATCACCATCCTGAAGATGCGCTTCACTGAGGGGCGCCACAAGGCCTTCTCCACCTGCACCTCCCACCTCACTGCAGTCACTCTGTTCTATGGGACCATTACATTCATTTATGTGATGCCCAAGTCCAGCTACTCAACTGACCAGAACAAGGTGGTGTCTGTGTTCTACGTGGTGGTGATTCCCATGTTGAACCCCCTGATCTACAGCCTCAGGAACAAGGAGATTATAGGGGCTCTGAAGAGagagcttaaaaatattttctag